In a genomic window of Corynebacterium coyleae:
- the topA gene encoding type I DNA topoisomerase: MTANGKTLVIVESATKAKKIQKYLGDDYIVEASVGHIRDLPGRAADIPAKYKNEPWAKLGVNPEKGFDPIYVVSADKKKKVTDLRAKLKQADKLLLATDPDREGEAIAWHLLETLKPKVPVERMVFNEITESAIREAAENTRELDMDLVDAQETRRILDRLYGYEVSPVLWKKVMPRLSAGRVQSVATRVIVERERERMAFIAAEYWDLVASLAHSSEEFDAKLVSLDGKRIAQGRDFNDRGELVSDAVVVDKQKAHALVDDLGTAPMHVTAVEEKPYSRKPYAPFMTSTLQQEAGRKLHFTSARTMRIAQRLYENGHITYMRTDSTSLSKQGLDAARAAARELYGADYVSAKPRVYDRKVKNSQEAHEAIRPAGERFATPGQLAGALDAEEFKLYELIWQRTVASQMEDARGNSTKITIAADAAGEACEFTATGRTVTFPGWLRAYSDRQSNETRLPQLAKGDELTTKSVTADGHTTNPPARYNEASLVKKMEELGIGRPSTYASIIKTIQDRGYVVVRGNALVPSWVAFSVVGLLENNFDALVDYDFTSSMEDELDEIAHGNQDRTKWLTGFYFGDADAKESMAQALARRGGLKHMIENNLESIDARAANSLKLFDDAEGRPVVVRVGRYGPYIERVVGKTAEGEPEYQRANLPESATPDEITLEMAEKLFATPQSGRELGENPANGRVVVAKEGRFGPYVTELVRDDERTTAEASAEEIIAAERAEEDKQRAEEGKRAKNWETKTAAAQKEKRMAQLVDEQLKPATASLFASMEPATVTLEEALKLLSLPREVGVDPADGEVITAQNGRYGPYLKKGTDSRSLASEDQIFSITLEEARRIYAEPKRRGRAAAKPPLKMLGDNDVSGKPMTVKDGRFGPYVTDGETNASLQRGDTPETMTDQRANELLSARRAREAENGGKKATKKKAKKATKKKATKRVAKPKQTTKRVVKARKR, encoded by the coding sequence GTGACTGCAAACGGCAAGACTCTCGTGATCGTGGAGTCCGCGACAAAGGCGAAGAAGATACAGAAGTATCTCGGCGACGATTACATCGTGGAAGCATCGGTGGGCCACATCCGTGACCTGCCGGGCCGTGCCGCCGACATCCCCGCGAAGTACAAAAACGAGCCGTGGGCAAAACTCGGCGTCAACCCGGAAAAGGGTTTCGACCCGATCTACGTCGTGTCCGCCGACAAGAAAAAGAAGGTCACCGACCTGCGCGCCAAGCTCAAGCAGGCCGACAAACTCCTGCTGGCAACAGACCCGGACCGCGAAGGTGAAGCGATCGCGTGGCACCTGCTTGAAACCCTTAAGCCGAAGGTGCCGGTAGAGCGCATGGTGTTCAACGAGATCACCGAATCTGCCATCCGCGAAGCCGCCGAAAACACCCGCGAGCTCGACATGGATCTTGTCGACGCCCAAGAGACCCGCCGCATCCTCGACCGCCTCTACGGCTACGAAGTTTCCCCCGTGCTGTGGAAGAAAGTCATGCCGCGACTGTCCGCCGGCCGCGTCCAATCCGTGGCCACCCGCGTCATCGTCGAGCGCGAACGCGAGCGCATGGCGTTCATCGCCGCCGAATACTGGGACTTGGTTGCTTCGCTCGCCCACTCCTCCGAAGAATTTGACGCCAAGCTCGTCTCCCTCGACGGCAAGCGCATCGCCCAGGGCCGCGACTTCAATGACCGGGGAGAGTTGGTGTCGGATGCGGTGGTCGTCGATAAGCAAAAGGCGCATGCGCTTGTCGACGACCTCGGCACCGCACCGATGCACGTCACCGCAGTGGAAGAAAAGCCCTACTCGCGCAAACCCTACGCACCGTTCATGACCTCGACGCTGCAGCAAGAAGCCGGCCGCAAACTCCACTTCACCTCCGCGCGCACCATGCGCATCGCGCAACGCCTGTACGAAAACGGCCACATCACCTACATGCGTACAGACTCCACCTCCCTGTCCAAGCAGGGCCTGGACGCCGCACGCGCCGCAGCACGCGAGCTCTACGGTGCCGACTACGTCTCCGCCAAGCCGCGCGTCTACGACCGCAAGGTGAAAAACTCCCAGGAAGCCCACGAGGCGATCCGCCCCGCCGGCGAACGCTTCGCCACCCCCGGGCAGCTGGCGGGCGCGCTGGACGCCGAAGAGTTCAAGCTCTACGAACTGATCTGGCAGCGCACCGTCGCCTCCCAAATGGAAGACGCACGCGGCAACTCCACCAAGATCACCATCGCCGCCGACGCCGCCGGTGAGGCTTGCGAGTTCACCGCAACCGGCCGCACCGTCACCTTCCCCGGCTGGCTGCGCGCCTACTCCGACCGCCAGTCCAACGAAACCCGCCTGCCGCAACTGGCCAAGGGCGACGAACTGACCACCAAGTCCGTCACCGCGGACGGCCACACCACCAACCCGCCTGCGCGCTACAACGAAGCGTCGCTGGTGAAGAAGATGGAAGAACTCGGCATCGGCCGCCCGTCCACCTACGCGTCCATCATCAAGACCATCCAAGACCGCGGCTACGTTGTCGTCCGCGGCAACGCACTCGTGCCGTCCTGGGTGGCGTTCTCCGTCGTCGGGCTGTTGGAAAACAACTTCGACGCGCTCGTCGACTACGACTTCACCTCCTCCATGGAAGACGAACTCGACGAAATCGCCCACGGCAACCAAGACCGCACCAAGTGGCTCACCGGCTTCTACTTCGGCGACGCCGACGCCAAGGAATCCATGGCCCAAGCCCTCGCACGCCGCGGCGGCCTGAAGCACATGATCGAGAACAACCTCGAATCCATCGACGCGCGCGCCGCGAACTCGCTGAAACTTTTCGACGACGCCGAAGGCCGACCCGTCGTCGTCCGCGTCGGCCGCTACGGCCCCTACATCGAACGCGTCGTCGGTAAGACCGCCGAAGGCGAGCCCGAATACCAGCGCGCCAACCTGCCCGAATCCGCAACCCCGGACGAAATCACGCTCGAGATGGCCGAGAAGCTCTTCGCCACCCCCCAGTCCGGCCGCGAACTGGGGGAGAACCCTGCCAATGGGCGTGTGGTCGTCGCAAAGGAAGGGCGCTTCGGCCCATATGTCACCGAGCTCGTGCGTGACGACGAACGCACCACCGCCGAAGCCAGCGCCGAAGAAATCATCGCCGCCGAGCGCGCCGAAGAGGACAAACAGCGCGCCGAAGAAGGCAAACGCGCAAAGAACTGGGAAACCAAAACCGCCGCCGCGCAGAAGGAAAAGCGCATGGCGCAGCTTGTCGACGAGCAGTTAAAGCCCGCCACCGCCTCCCTCTTCGCGTCGATGGAACCAGCAACGGTCACGCTCGAGGAAGCACTGAAACTGCTGTCGCTGCCGCGCGAAGTCGGCGTCGACCCCGCCGACGGCGAAGTCATCACCGCCCAAAACGGCCGCTACGGCCCATACCTGAAGAAGGGCACCGACTCGCGCTCGCTCGCGTCCGAAGACCAGATCTTCTCCATCACCCTGGAAGAAGCCCGCCGCATCTACGCCGAACCGAAACGCCGCGGCCGCGCCGCCGCCAAGCCACCATTGAAGATGCTTGGCGACAACGACGTCTCCGGCAAACCCATGACCGTCAAAGACGGCCGCTTCGGCCCATACGTCACCGACGGCGAAACCAACGCGTCCCTCCAACGCGGCGACACGCCAGAGACGATGACGGACCAGCGCGCCAACGAACTGCTCTCCGCGCGCCGCGCCCGCGAAGCCGAAAACGGCGGCAAGAAAGCCACCAAGAAAAAGGCGAAAAAGGCGACAAAGAAGAAAGCAACCAAGCGCGTAGCCAAGCCGAAGCAGACCACAAAACGCGTGGTCAAAGCTCGCAAGCGCTGA
- a CDS encoding HNH endonuclease signature motif containing protein, whose protein sequence is MTFREILEALAHADISVLQGFDESAPAFAALDPALKRKWAQAHATYFGATKFTRKQADARRLAAGMPLDQICLLERKLAAVADLAERWRLRLELLRFRGSYKALSRRIDDTITTPKPTPKKQCRFSKSRAGMRNMSLTYSERDIADLEHLLRSLIDPSLPAAEQMADALVSLLRGGAGGADGADGVGGAGSAHGAGAGVAMPYAAPRPIILVPLPEWTRIQSGHGDEVELILTDGTTMTGAEFLARKFGADLEVAAFHPAEGAVNLYRAKRFANDKQRTLASMMSPTCPVPGCRHGADHCEIHHITAWRHGGETNLANLVPLCSYHNGTNDDDPWIVRRGRICIRDGIPVWVSPNGYEVPNDTPGAMQLLFGNN, encoded by the coding sequence ATGACATTTCGCGAGATTCTCGAGGCCCTGGCGCACGCCGACATCAGCGTGCTCCAGGGTTTCGACGAGTCCGCGCCCGCCTTCGCCGCCCTCGATCCCGCCCTGAAACGCAAGTGGGCGCAGGCGCACGCCACCTACTTCGGCGCGACGAAGTTCACCCGCAAGCAGGCCGACGCGCGCCGCTTGGCCGCCGGGATGCCGCTCGACCAGATCTGCCTGCTTGAGCGCAAACTTGCCGCCGTCGCCGACCTTGCCGAGCGCTGGCGCCTCCGCCTCGAACTGTTGCGCTTCCGGGGCTCCTACAAAGCGCTGTCGCGGCGTATCGACGACACCATCACCACCCCGAAACCCACCCCCAAGAAGCAGTGCCGCTTCTCCAAATCGCGCGCTGGGATGCGCAACATGTCGCTGACCTACTCCGAGCGCGACATCGCCGATTTGGAGCACCTGCTGCGTTCGCTCATCGACCCGTCACTGCCCGCCGCCGAGCAAATGGCCGACGCGTTGGTCAGCCTGCTGCGCGGTGGCGCTGGGGGTGCTGATGGCGCTGATGGTGTCGGCGGCGCCGGGAGTGCTCACGGGGCTGGCGCCGGGGTCGCCATGCCGTATGCCGCCCCGCGCCCCATCATCCTGGTGCCGCTGCCGGAGTGGACCCGCATCCAGTCCGGCCACGGCGACGAAGTGGAGCTCATTCTTACCGACGGCACCACCATGACCGGCGCCGAATTCCTCGCTCGGAAGTTCGGCGCCGACCTGGAAGTCGCCGCGTTCCACCCTGCAGAGGGGGCGGTGAACCTCTACCGGGCGAAGCGCTTTGCTAACGACAAGCAGCGCACGTTGGCGTCGATGATGTCGCCGACCTGCCCGGTACCCGGCTGCCGTCACGGAGCCGATCACTGCGAAATCCACCACATCACCGCCTGGCGACACGGCGGGGAAACCAACCTGGCCAACCTCGTGCCCCTGTGCAGTTACCACAACGGCACCAATGACGACGACCCGTGGATCGTCAGACGAGGCCGAATATGCATCCGCGACGGCATCCCAGTGTGGGTGTCACCCAACGGATACGAAGTGCCGAACGACACCCCCGGAGCCATGCAGCTCCTGTTCGGAAACAACTGA
- a CDS encoding adenylate/guanylate cyclase domain-containing protein, which yields MERIWRELQWLWGTSWPLYAATVLGTNLLGAVGCMLFVRFLIPMDAVNELGLNGQLGFIGVLYAAIAVVLGMIVTFFLFRPVLEWQRRPDDHDPNMVRHLVMRLPVLQTIIVVAVWGLGIAIVTVRTLLVDVPLGIVVLATTILTCFVVSVLTYLQAERLVRPIAASALARRFEDSTLQPPIASRLMLTWFTTSAVPMVGVLLLAVAQRVGYFRDTPGEMTAAIVALIAAGIFTGFVGTSFATVIVVDPIKELQVAINRVRRGEGDTQVDIYDGSEIGVLQAGFNEMMRGLQDRQRVRDVFAKYVGAEVAQKALEERPQLGGEERRVAVLFIDVVGSTTYTVQHTPEEVVEALNEFFEVVVEVVHRNKGVINKFQGDAALAVFGAPVSLHDAASHALQAAREIQRGLEGFELKAGIGVASGHVVAGHIGGKDRFEYTVIGDAVNGAARLTDLAKDTPGMVLTNAATLRAANEVEQQRWTLMKSVELRGRNKMTQLARPVRSTMADRS from the coding sequence ATGGAACGTATCTGGCGCGAGCTGCAGTGGCTTTGGGGCACGTCGTGGCCTCTCTATGCCGCGACGGTGCTGGGCACCAACCTGCTCGGCGCCGTGGGCTGCATGTTGTTCGTGCGCTTCCTCATCCCGATGGATGCCGTCAACGAGTTAGGCCTCAACGGCCAGCTTGGGTTTATCGGGGTGTTGTATGCGGCGATCGCTGTTGTGCTCGGCATGATCGTCACGTTTTTCCTGTTCCGGCCGGTGCTGGAGTGGCAGCGGCGCCCGGATGATCATGATCCGAACATGGTGCGGCATTTGGTGATGCGTTTGCCGGTGTTGCAGACGATCATCGTTGTTGCGGTGTGGGGGTTGGGCATTGCGATTGTCACGGTGCGCACGTTGCTTGTCGACGTCCCCCTGGGCATCGTCGTCCTCGCCACCACCATCCTGACGTGTTTTGTGGTGTCGGTGCTCACGTATCTGCAGGCGGAGCGTCTCGTGCGTCCGATTGCGGCGTCGGCGCTGGCGCGGCGGTTCGAGGATTCGACGCTCCAGCCGCCGATCGCGTCTCGGTTGATGCTGACGTGGTTCACCACCTCCGCCGTGCCGATGGTCGGGGTGCTGCTGCTGGCTGTGGCACAGCGCGTCGGCTACTTCCGGGACACCCCGGGTGAGATGACGGCGGCGATCGTGGCGCTGATCGCAGCAGGTATTTTCACGGGGTTTGTGGGGACGTCGTTTGCGACGGTGATCGTCGTCGATCCGATTAAGGAGCTGCAGGTCGCCATCAACCGTGTGCGCCGCGGTGAGGGCGACACGCAGGTGGACATTTACGACGGCTCCGAGATCGGTGTCCTCCAAGCTGGCTTTAACGAGATGATGCGGGGTCTGCAGGACCGCCAGCGTGTTCGCGACGTGTTTGCCAAGTACGTCGGTGCTGAGGTCGCGCAGAAGGCGCTGGAGGAGCGCCCGCAGCTCGGCGGCGAGGAACGCAGGGTCGCGGTGCTGTTTATCGACGTCGTCGGTTCCACCACCTACACCGTCCAGCACACCCCGGAGGAGGTCGTGGAGGCGCTCAACGAGTTCTTCGAGGTTGTCGTTGAGGTGGTGCACCGTAACAAGGGCGTGATTAATAAGTTCCAGGGCGATGCGGCGCTTGCGGTGTTCGGAGCGCCAGTTTCGCTTCACGACGCCGCCTCGCACGCCCTCCAAGCCGCCCGCGAAATCCAGCGCGGCTTGGAAGGCTTCGAACTGAAGGCCGGCATCGGTGTCGCCTCGGGCCACGTGGTCGCTGGCCACATCGGTGGCAAGGATCGTTTCGAGTACACCGTGATCGGTGACGCCGTCAACGGCGCCGCCCGCCTCACCGACCTGGCGAAGGACACCCCGGGCATGGTGCTGACCAACGCCGCAACCCTGCGCGCGGCGAACGAGGTTGAGCAGCAGCGCTGGACGCTGATGAAGTCGGTGGAGTTGCGCGGGCGCAACAAGATGACGCAGTTGGCGCGCCCGGTGCGCTCCACAATGGCGGACCGCTCCTAG
- a CDS encoding DNA polymerase III subunit delta' produces the protein MTTRSVSERLAGTPAVRDIILSAAATARGQGDAYAMTHAWLFTGPPGSGRSNAALAFAAALMCENPDEIGCGRCKGCRDALAGSHTDLVHVVPHTSTIKVDFVRDEIVAKAARLPTVAPWRVVIIENADRLATSITTAPADALLKTVEEPPERTVIIMCAPSTDPQDFSQTLRSRCRHVYVPSPSEDELVRILVEEEGASEHDARLAAVSSLRHIGRARLLVRSEAIQQRRAMAINLAELVFHGPQAFQAVGSLLKAAEKEAVEAHKADDEAERAKLENALGMGAKGKGAAKALRSVASSVRQLEEEQKRRGTRRKRDMLDLVLVDLAGVYRDAMVVQSGAEVGLTHPDFEELAREIAGQVSAEGLVECLEAIGQCRERLDQNVTPAVAFNGMIGRIRLACNVS, from the coding sequence GTGACTACCCGCAGCGTTAGTGAGCGTTTGGCTGGCACCCCGGCGGTGCGCGACATCATCTTGTCGGCGGCTGCCACGGCGAGGGGGCAGGGGGATGCGTATGCGATGACGCATGCGTGGCTGTTTACGGGCCCTCCGGGCTCGGGGCGGTCGAATGCGGCGTTGGCGTTTGCGGCGGCGTTGATGTGTGAGAACCCGGACGAGATTGGGTGTGGGCGGTGTAAGGGGTGCCGTGATGCGTTGGCGGGGTCGCATACGGATTTGGTGCATGTGGTGCCGCATACGTCGACGATCAAGGTTGATTTTGTGCGTGATGAGATCGTCGCAAAGGCAGCTCGCTTACCGACGGTCGCCCCCTGGCGCGTTGTCATCATCGAAAACGCGGACCGCCTGGCCACGTCGATCACCACCGCGCCGGCTGACGCGCTGTTGAAGACGGTGGAGGAACCGCCGGAGCGCACCGTGATCATCATGTGTGCGCCGTCGACGGATCCGCAGGACTTTTCGCAGACACTGCGTTCGCGCTGCCGGCATGTGTATGTGCCGTCGCCGTCGGAGGATGAGTTGGTGCGCATTCTCGTCGAGGAGGAGGGGGCGTCGGAGCATGATGCGCGCCTGGCGGCGGTGTCGTCGCTACGCCATATTGGCCGGGCGCGGTTGTTGGTGCGTTCGGAGGCGATTCAGCAGCGTCGTGCGATGGCGATCAACTTGGCCGAGTTGGTGTTTCACGGCCCGCAGGCGTTTCAGGCGGTGGGGTCGTTGCTGAAGGCGGCGGAGAAGGAGGCCGTCGAGGCGCATAAAGCTGACGACGAAGCCGAGCGGGCCAAGCTCGAAAACGCCCTCGGTATGGGTGCGAAGGGGAAGGGGGCGGCGAAGGCGCTGCGGTCGGTGGCGTCGTCGGTGCGTCAGTTGGAAGAGGAGCAGAAGCGTCGTGGCACGCGCCGCAAGCGCGACATGTTGGATTTGGTTCTGGTGGACTTGGCGGGGGTGTACCGGGATGCGATGGTGGTGCAGTCGGGCGCCGAGGTCGGTCTGACGCACCCGGATTTTGAGGAGCTCGCGCGTGAGATTGCCGGCCAGGTGTCGGCGGAGGGGCTCGTGGAGTGCCTCGAGGCGATCGGGCAGTGCCGCGAGCGCCTGGACCAGAACGTGACTCCGGCGGTGGCGTTCAACGGCATGATTGGCCGCATAAGGCTCGCGTGCAACGTGTCTTAA
- a CDS encoding DUF3800 domain-containing protein, whose protein sequence is MIAVLHAFIDESEHRDEYFTLTALIVTEENLPHLEHELHVLLAEYAVTTQHIDINAEFHGYDIMQQKREWNGVPLRVATSIYLKALGIINRWASAMFVETIDRRAQEKKYRYAFNARRVAISYILERVNTYAYTHNEVAKCYLDDHYTAPEGRKEFVEYKAKGTFGYKSSKLANIEEHAWSPGCRSLLLCLSASSSCEDWKRADAQNASQNVECD, encoded by the coding sequence GTGATCGCTGTGCTCCACGCCTTCATTGATGAATCCGAACATCGGGATGAATATTTCACCCTCACAGCGTTGATTGTGACTGAGGAAAACCTGCCTCACCTTGAGCATGAACTTCATGTGTTACTCGCGGAATATGCGGTGACAACGCAGCACATTGACATCAACGCTGAGTTTCACGGATACGACATCATGCAGCAAAAGCGTGAATGGAATGGCGTTCCCCTTAGGGTTGCGACTTCGATCTATCTCAAGGCGTTAGGGATCATTAACCGGTGGGCATCGGCCATGTTTGTGGAGACGATTGACAGGCGTGCTCAGGAGAAGAAATATCGCTACGCATTTAACGCTCGTCGAGTAGCAATCAGTTACATTCTCGAGAGAGTTAATACATACGCGTACACGCACAATGAAGTGGCGAAATGCTATCTCGATGATCACTACACCGCGCCTGAAGGTCGTAAAGAATTTGTTGAGTACAAGGCCAAGGGTACGTTCGGATATAAGAGTTCGAAGCTCGCAAACATCGAAGAGCATGCGTGGTCTCCAGGCTGCAGATCTTTGTTGTTATGTCTATCAGCGTCATCTTCATGTGAAGACTGGAAACGTGCGGATGCTCAAAACGCAAGCCAAAATGTGGAGTGCGATTAA
- a CDS encoding AMP-binding protein has product MRPTHRPLFLLKSFARFVPAVTRAGIISAEGGPRAALALIPNLARYWFTTAREIEQGAAAVPDRLALIDDTGALTYRQLREDSRTVAKWLLAQKEERGLDELRIGVMARNGRGIVLPLGAKGYTGGHIFLLNIGSSTEQLRGIIAENDINILFIDDEFADRIPNDIPHIPVVRAYEDVVVKGVVDKRLPLWPKHGNLVLMSSGTTGIPKGIVRPEPRLPFVVAGYLEAIPWRAGDTIQLTASIFHTWGWSALQVALATRSTIVTQREFDPENCFRQIEAFRCDGLISSPIFFKHMLDLDENYDTSSLRYLATAGNAVTPSLLRHTTERFGPILANIYGSTELALAAAASPEQMQADPTTVGKIAPGTVLKIYDDNGRETPTGQTGRIFLHNETALRGYTNPNTPTVEIDGLIEMGDLGYIDADGYLHVQSRSDDMIIVGGENVHPQSVVEVLEDMPGIGEVYAHGVDDDDTFKRIAVWVVKTAELTEEAVRDWVRSRLADHSIPRDVHFVDKLPRNAVGKVVPRFLPGLGQKN; this is encoded by the coding sequence ATGCGTCCCACCCATCGTCCGCTGTTCTTACTGAAGTCTTTCGCGCGATTCGTGCCCGCCGTTACACGCGCCGGCATCATCAGCGCCGAAGGCGGCCCCCGCGCAGCGCTCGCACTCATCCCGAATCTCGCGCGCTACTGGTTCACCACCGCCCGCGAAATCGAACAAGGCGCCGCAGCAGTGCCCGATCGCCTCGCTCTTATCGACGACACCGGGGCGCTGACCTACCGCCAACTGCGCGAAGACTCCCGCACCGTAGCCAAGTGGCTGCTGGCCCAGAAAGAAGAGCGCGGCCTCGACGAACTCCGCATCGGCGTCATGGCCCGCAACGGCCGCGGCATCGTCCTACCCCTCGGCGCCAAGGGCTACACCGGAGGCCACATCTTCCTACTCAACATCGGCTCCTCCACCGAGCAACTGCGCGGCATCATCGCCGAAAACGACATCAACATCCTCTTTATCGACGACGAGTTCGCCGACCGCATCCCCAACGACATCCCCCACATACCCGTAGTGCGCGCATATGAGGACGTGGTGGTGAAAGGGGTCGTCGACAAGCGACTGCCCCTCTGGCCCAAACACGGCAACCTCGTCCTCATGAGCTCCGGCACCACCGGCATCCCCAAAGGCATCGTGCGCCCCGAACCACGCCTGCCATTCGTGGTCGCCGGATACCTCGAAGCAATCCCCTGGCGCGCCGGCGACACCATCCAACTCACCGCATCCATCTTCCACACCTGGGGCTGGTCCGCCCTGCAAGTCGCGCTGGCGACCCGCTCCACCATCGTGACGCAACGCGAATTCGACCCCGAAAACTGCTTCCGCCAAATCGAAGCATTCCGCTGCGACGGCCTCATCTCCTCGCCGATCTTCTTCAAACACATGCTGGACCTCGACGAAAACTACGACACCTCGTCGCTGCGCTACCTCGCCACCGCCGGCAACGCCGTCACCCCGTCGCTACTGCGCCACACCACCGAACGCTTCGGCCCCATCCTGGCCAACATCTACGGCTCCACCGAACTCGCCCTCGCCGCCGCCGCATCCCCCGAACAAATGCAGGCCGACCCCACCACCGTCGGCAAAATTGCGCCCGGCACCGTGCTCAAAATTTACGATGACAACGGCCGCGAAACCCCCACCGGCCAAACCGGCCGCATCTTCCTCCACAACGAAACCGCCCTGCGCGGCTACACCAACCCGAACACCCCCACCGTCGAAATCGACGGGCTCATCGAAATGGGCGACCTCGGCTACATCGACGCCGACGGCTACCTCCACGTGCAATCGCGTAGCGACGACATGATCATCGTCGGCGGCGAAAACGTCCACCCCCAATCCGTGGTGGAAGTCCTCGAAGACATGCCCGGCATCGGCGAGGTCTACGCCCACGGCGTCGACGACGACGACACCTTCAAACGCATCGCCGTCTGGGTCGTCAAAACCGCCGAACTCACCGAGGAAGCCGTCCGCGACTGGGTGCGCTCGCGCTTGGCCGATCACTCGATCCCCCGGGACGTGCACTTCGTCGACAAGCTGCCGCGCAACGCCGTCGGCAAAGTCGTACCGCGCTTCCTGCCCGGGCTAGGGCAAAAAAATTGA
- a CDS encoding GDSL-type esterase/lipase family protein: MSVFRRLAAAFVAAAALVAPLTPAAHAQERNMVIFGDSVISDPNMGQWAAGKLGLDPRGRSDNGTWCPTSATNWGKRSAAKLGLPARDYSCTGVVTISKGPGFFQQVDRAIADRGLSPATARVIISVGFNDTYNNNSRPDADIRRDFTRYMVPQINRIRAAAPNARIQIVGYPKVTAGDRVCLFHIAPNASDWTRFQEVQRWENLAQWMQVDAARAARVEFLDLKPSTMNNNMCAPDNQRMWAGLVDFYGGPGNLPIHVNQRGHEHVANIIARS, from the coding sequence GTGTCTGTTTTCCGACGTCTCGCAGCCGCCTTTGTGGCCGCTGCCGCCCTCGTCGCCCCACTGACCCCGGCCGCCCACGCGCAGGAGCGCAACATGGTCATCTTCGGCGACTCCGTTATTTCCGACCCCAACATGGGCCAGTGGGCCGCCGGCAAACTCGGCCTCGACCCGCGCGGGCGCTCCGACAACGGCACCTGGTGCCCGACCTCCGCCACGAACTGGGGCAAGCGCTCCGCCGCGAAACTCGGTCTGCCTGCGCGTGACTACTCCTGCACCGGCGTGGTCACCATTTCGAAGGGGCCGGGCTTCTTCCAGCAGGTTGACCGCGCCATCGCGGACCGCGGCCTGTCGCCAGCAACCGCACGCGTGATCATCTCCGTCGGGTTCAACGACACGTACAACAACAATTCGCGCCCCGACGCCGACATCCGCCGCGACTTCACCCGCTACATGGTTCCGCAGATCAACCGCATCCGCGCCGCCGCCCCGAACGCGCGCATCCAGATCGTCGGCTACCCGAAGGTCACTGCCGGCGACCGCGTGTGCCTGTTCCACATCGCCCCGAATGCCTCCGATTGGACGCGCTTCCAGGAAGTTCAGCGTTGGGAGAACCTCGCCCAGTGGATGCAGGTCGACGCCGCTCGCGCCGCCCGCGTCGAATTCCTAGACCTGAAACCGTCCACGATGAACAACAACATGTGCGCCCCGGATAACCAGCGCATGTGGGCTGGCCTGGTCGATTTCTACGGCGGCCCGGGCAACCTGCCGATCCACGTGAACCAGCGTGGCCACGAGCACGTGGCAAATATCATCGCCCGCTCCTAG